One Microlunatus soli genomic window carries:
- a CDS encoding IS30 family transposase, which yields MAARFMPTEEFWAALRSGASILVASRAVGVSPVCGYRWLADAGGWAGLGLPAPGHGRLEASVSARLRPLFWAELRKGAGVRAAAAAAGVSDVTGYRWFQQAGGVRPPTVNPEVEAQITPGHGMVTFTERCRVEDLLNLHYKPSRIADLLGRPRSTITREIARGTDQVDGSYRARIGQSKVEQRRHRAGARPRLVPGTRLFDEVVERLVAKHSPEQISQRLRLDFPADPEMRVSHETIYQALYVRPKGELAREVEQRLGEAKALRTGRVQRRHQGRQLRPKLKDMSSIHDRPAEADDRLMPGHWEGDLIIGAHGKSAIGTLVERTTRFVLLLHLPDDHTAQTVAKAMTAKITELPEQLKRSLTWDQGSEMALHTKITAETGIPVYFCDPHSPWQRGTNENTNGLLRQYFPKGADLSFYGPGLLDQVAAELNTRPRKTLEWATPAEALQRLLSNDDDQSVASTA from the coding sequence ATGGCGGCGAGGTTCATGCCGACCGAGGAGTTCTGGGCTGCGTTGCGATCGGGCGCTTCGATCCTGGTCGCGTCCCGCGCGGTCGGGGTGTCGCCGGTGTGTGGTTATCGATGGCTGGCCGACGCAGGTGGTTGGGCAGGCCTGGGGCTGCCGGCCCCGGGGCATGGCCGTCTGGAGGCTTCGGTATCAGCGCGGTTGCGGCCGCTGTTTTGGGCCGAGCTCCGCAAGGGTGCGGGCGTCCGGGCTGCAGCCGCCGCGGCGGGCGTGTCTGATGTCACCGGCTATCGCTGGTTCCAGCAGGCTGGCGGTGTGCGTCCACCGACGGTGAATCCCGAGGTCGAGGCCCAGATCACGCCCGGCCATGGCATGGTGACCTTCACCGAGCGGTGTCGGGTCGAGGACCTGTTGAACCTTCACTACAAACCGAGCCGGATCGCTGACCTGTTGGGGAGACCGCGGTCCACGATCACCCGTGAGATCGCCCGCGGCACCGACCAGGTCGATGGATCCTATCGGGCCCGCATCGGCCAATCGAAGGTCGAGCAGCGCCGGCACCGGGCCGGCGCCCGGCCCCGGCTGGTGCCTGGCACTCGCTTGTTCGACGAAGTCGTGGAACGGTTGGTTGCCAAACACAGTCCGGAGCAGATCTCGCAGCGGCTGCGGCTGGACTTTCCCGCCGACCCGGAGATGCGTGTGTCCCACGAGACGATCTACCAGGCCCTCTACGTTCGCCCCAAGGGCGAGCTGGCACGAGAGGTCGAGCAACGGTTGGGCGAGGCCAAAGCACTACGCACCGGCCGCGTCCAACGCCGACACCAGGGGCGGCAATTGCGGCCAAAGTTGAAAGACATGTCCTCGATCCACGACCGCCCGGCCGAGGCCGACGATCGGCTGATGCCCGGCCACTGGGAAGGCGACCTGATCATCGGCGCCCACGGCAAGTCCGCAATCGGCACCCTGGTCGAGCGCACCACCCGATTCGTACTGTTGCTACACCTGCCCGACGACCACACCGCCCAGACCGTGGCCAAGGCGATGACGGCCAAGATCACCGAACTACCCGAACAGCTCAAACGGTCCTTGACCTGGGACCAGGGCAGCGAGATGGCCCTCCACACCAAGATCACCGCCGAGACCGGGATTCCGGTCTACTTCTGCGATCCACACTCACCCTGGCAACGTGGCACCAACGAGAACACCAACGGGCTCCTGCGGCAGTACTTCCCCAAAGGCGCCGACCTGTCCTTCTACGGGCCCGGGCTCCTCGACCAGGTCGCCGCCGAACTCAACACCCGACCCCGCAAAACACTGGAGTGGGCCACCCCAGCCGAAGCACTCCAACGACTACTCTCAAACGACGACGACCAATCTGTTGCATCGACAGCTTGA
- a CDS encoding glycoside hydrolase family 3 C-terminal domain-containing protein, which translates to MSDQLDVDAVLAALTLEEKASLSLGSDIWHTAPIERLGVESIMVSDGPHGLRAQFEQQTDNVGLGDSVPATCFPTAAGLASSWNRTLLRQVGEAVARECLRWQVSVLLGPGVNMKRSPLCGRNFEYLSEDPYLAGELATALVQGVQSQGIGTSLKHFAANNQETDRMRVDAEVDQRTLREIYLPAFEKVVKTARPWTVMCAYNKINGSYGSEHHQLLTEILRDEWGFDGLVVSDWGAVHDRVASLAAGLDLEMPPVLGHSDVAVVEAVRAGTLDEKLLDRTVRRVLDLVAKSRPARQDEHTVDQAEQHAFARVAARESAVLLKNDGNLLPLDPAATTRVLVVGELARTPRYQGAGSSQVNPTRVDIPLEELRALAGDAITIDYAPGYRLDEPTVDPDLRDEAVRMAQSADVVLAFVGLPDAAESEGFDRTDIDLPANQTELLAQLAEQTDRIAVLIAGGSVVEVASWQRHAATIMECWLSGQAAGGAVADLIFGVANPSGKLAETLPIRLQDNSSYLNFPGGDGTVRYGEGVFIGYRGYDKSELAVSYPFGHGLSYTTFAIDGLEVSTTGSIADGDLAVTVAVTVTNTGDRAGAEVVQVYVGDRQSAVPRPLRELKAFDKIALDPGESGTVELRLDERAFAFWSTRFDRWLVESGDFEITVGSSSRDHAASTVITIEAPRVAVPINREATLAEWLADPAARAVLQRQPKVATILQHAEPTMIKMVEQMPVSTIAGFGFAGFGPADLDRFLTEMEAE; encoded by the coding sequence ATGTCCGATCAGCTGGATGTCGATGCGGTGCTGGCCGCGCTCACCCTGGAGGAGAAGGCCTCGCTGAGCCTTGGCTCGGACATCTGGCACACCGCGCCGATCGAGCGACTCGGCGTCGAGTCGATCATGGTCTCCGACGGCCCGCACGGACTGCGGGCGCAGTTCGAACAGCAGACCGACAACGTCGGACTCGGCGACAGCGTTCCGGCCACCTGCTTCCCGACCGCCGCCGGCCTGGCCTCCTCCTGGAATCGCACGCTGCTGCGGCAGGTCGGCGAGGCCGTCGCCCGGGAATGCCTTCGCTGGCAGGTGTCGGTGCTGCTCGGCCCGGGCGTCAACATGAAGCGGTCCCCGTTGTGTGGACGCAACTTCGAGTACCTGTCGGAAGACCCGTATCTTGCCGGTGAGTTGGCGACCGCGCTGGTCCAGGGCGTGCAGAGCCAGGGCATCGGGACGTCGCTGAAGCACTTCGCGGCGAACAACCAGGAGACCGACCGGATGCGGGTCGACGCCGAAGTCGATCAGCGGACGTTGCGGGAGATCTACCTGCCGGCCTTCGAAAAGGTGGTGAAGACCGCCCGGCCGTGGACCGTGATGTGCGCCTACAACAAGATCAACGGCAGCTACGGTTCCGAACACCATCAGCTGCTCACCGAGATCCTCCGCGACGAATGGGGATTCGACGGGCTGGTGGTCTCGGACTGGGGTGCGGTCCATGATCGGGTCGCCTCGCTGGCCGCCGGACTCGATCTGGAGATGCCGCCGGTGCTGGGACACAGCGACGTCGCCGTCGTCGAAGCGGTCCGCGCCGGGACGCTGGACGAGAAGCTGCTCGACCGGACCGTACGGCGGGTGCTGGATCTGGTTGCCAAGTCCCGTCCGGCGCGGCAGGACGAGCACACCGTCGACCAGGCCGAGCAGCACGCGTTCGCCCGGGTCGCAGCCCGGGAATCGGCTGTGCTGTTGAAGAACGACGGCAACCTGCTGCCGCTGGATCCCGCCGCAACCACCCGGGTCCTGGTGGTCGGTGAGCTGGCCCGGACACCGCGCTACCAGGGGGCCGGTTCCTCCCAGGTCAACCCGACCCGGGTCGACATCCCGCTGGAGGAACTGCGGGCGCTGGCCGGCGACGCGATCACCATCGACTACGCGCCCGGCTACCGGCTGGACGAACCGACCGTCGATCCGGATCTTCGTGACGAAGCCGTCCGGATGGCGCAGAGCGCCGACGTCGTGCTGGCCTTCGTCGGCTTGCCGGACGCGGCCGAATCGGAAGGATTCGACCGGACCGACATCGACCTGCCGGCCAACCAGACCGAGCTGCTGGCGCAGCTGGCCGAGCAGACCGATCGGATCGCGGTGCTGATCGCGGGCGGGTCCGTCGTCGAGGTGGCGAGCTGGCAACGCCATGCCGCCACGATCATGGAATGCTGGCTGTCCGGCCAGGCCGCCGGCGGCGCGGTCGCGGACCTGATCTTCGGCGTCGCGAACCCGAGCGGCAAGCTCGCCGAAACCCTGCCGATCCGACTGCAGGACAACTCGTCCTACCTCAACTTCCCCGGCGGGGACGGGACGGTCCGCTACGGCGAGGGAGTCTTCATCGGCTACCGGGGCTACGACAAGTCCGAGCTCGCGGTCAGCTACCCGTTCGGTCACGGGCTGTCCTACACCACCTTCGCCATCGACGGCCTCGAGGTGTCGACCACGGGCAGCATCGCCGACGGTGACCTGGCGGTCACGGTTGCCGTGACGGTCACCAACACCGGCGACCGGGCGGGCGCCGAAGTGGTCCAGGTCTATGTGGGTGACCGGCAGAGCGCGGTGCCTCGGCCGCTGCGGGAGCTGAAGGCCTTCGACAAGATCGCTCTGGACCCCGGGGAGTCCGGCACCGTCGAACTGCGACTCGACGAGCGTGCGTTCGCCTTCTGGTCCACCAGGTTCGACCGCTGGCTGGTCGAGTCCGGGGACTTCGAGATCACCGTCGGTTCATCTTCTCGTGATCATGCGGCGAGTACGGTGATCACGATCGAGGCGCCACGCGTGGCGGTCCCGATCAATCGCGAAGCGACCCTGGCCGAGTGGCTCGCCGACCCGGCGGCCCGTGCGGTACTGCAACGACAACCGAAGGTGGCGACCATCCTGCAACACGCGGAGCCGACCATGATCAAGATGGTCGAGCAGATGCCGGTCTCGACCATCGCCGGCTTCGGGTTCGCGGGCTTCGGACCAGCCGACCTGGACCGTTTCCTCACCGAGATGGAGGCAGAGTGA
- a CDS encoding MerR family transcriptional regulator: MGWSTQQIADLAGTTLRTVRHYHEIGVLAEPPRGANGYKDYGVSHLTQLLRIRRLVDFGAPLSEIRSMRLVDDTEKASLEYRDKLRHLDDEAERAILRLETIRAGIREELDAEESAARSVFLPPSADKDFMTVLSRLLHADTLSSWNSLLETRPENAALSEFVDLDESSTPTSRSDLATRLADVVRQLYADHPELADPVFAPGRQRPLARAAIGIALKELYRPAQLDVLVRLNALLRRDDRSVE, from the coding sequence ATGGGATGGAGCACGCAACAGATCGCTGACCTTGCTGGCACGACGTTGCGTACTGTGCGGCACTATCACGAGATCGGCGTGCTGGCTGAACCACCCCGCGGAGCCAACGGATACAAGGACTATGGCGTCAGCCACCTCACCCAACTGCTGCGCATTCGGCGGCTCGTGGATTTCGGGGCACCGCTGAGCGAAATTCGCTCGATGCGTCTCGTCGATGACACTGAGAAAGCCTCCCTCGAGTACCGGGACAAGCTTCGTCACCTGGATGATGAAGCAGAACGTGCGATCCTGCGCCTGGAAACAATCAGGGCCGGGATCAGAGAAGAGCTTGACGCGGAGGAATCTGCCGCCCGAAGCGTGTTCCTACCCCCAAGTGCCGACAAGGACTTCATGACGGTGCTATCCCGGCTGCTGCACGCCGACACCCTGTCGTCGTGGAACAGCCTGCTCGAAACGAGGCCCGAGAACGCAGCACTCTCAGAGTTCGTAGACCTTGACGAATCGTCGACACCCACGAGCAGATCCGATCTGGCCACGAGGCTGGCCGACGTGGTCCGCCAGCTCTATGCCGATCATCCAGAACTGGCTGATCCCGTTTTCGCTCCGGGCCGCCAACGGCCGCTTGCACGCGCGGCTATCGGTATTGCGCTCAAGGAGCTTTACCGACCCGCGCAGCTTGACGTACTCGTGCGGCTCAACGCCCTACTCAGGCGTGATGATCGCTCGGTCGAGTAA
- a CDS encoding S9 family peptidase, which yields MPINDLLRHPGRTGITISPDGTRIAFLAPWRNRLNVWIQDLDGNSAPRCVTADDTRTVSRYQWTADPRWLLYQQDGGGDENWHVFRIDLENPDAPVVDLTPFPGATAQRVELRPGRPGRAVLQLNARDPAEFDLYELDIESGALAVLAESPGAGATSMIAGDTVFTQTLHADGTWELWRGSDRIAAFDGDAYPIGVYPFEATPDGTGIWFGSYRGTDQMHLGRLDLRTGVETEVDRHPSYDLDTRGQVFTSLPSPLIRHRRTGELLGVRYQGMRMVVHAHDPHFAEVLTELRSLCDGDLGTISSDVEGRRWIVSFLHDRDPQTWLYDHETGESLLLARTTEHLDPDLLVPVKDIVIHARDGRSVPAYLTLPRGASNSERLPMILMPHGGPWTRDWWGFDPTVQLWANRGYAVLQPQFRGSAGFGREHMEAAVGEFAGRMHDDLIDAVEWAINSGHADPERIGLFGGSYGGYAALVGIAFTPTTFAAAVEYVGVSDLADFIRSVPEYAKTGLTNNWLRYVGDPSDPEQEADMLARSPISRVDEIRSPLMVVQGANDIRARRTHSDSIVGKLRQRGVEVDYLVFDDEGHFIVNPENLLTMFCAAEQFFATHLGGAAALEDSAAG from the coding sequence ATGCCGATCAACGATTTGCTGCGCCATCCCGGGCGCACGGGTATCACGATCTCTCCGGACGGCACGCGCATCGCCTTCTTGGCACCCTGGCGTAATCGGCTGAACGTGTGGATCCAGGACCTCGACGGCAACTCAGCACCGCGGTGCGTCACCGCCGACGACACCCGCACGGTGTCTCGCTATCAGTGGACCGCGGACCCGCGATGGCTGCTCTATCAGCAGGATGGCGGCGGCGACGAGAACTGGCACGTGTTCCGCATCGATCTTGAGAACCCGGATGCTCCGGTCGTCGACCTCACCCCTTTCCCTGGTGCCACCGCCCAGCGGGTCGAGCTGCGACCAGGTCGCCCGGGCCGCGCCGTTCTCCAGCTCAATGCTCGTGACCCGGCAGAGTTCGACCTCTACGAGCTCGACATCGAGTCCGGTGCGCTGGCAGTGCTTGCGGAAAGCCCCGGGGCGGGGGCAACATCGATGATCGCCGGAGACACTGTGTTCACACAGACCCTGCATGCCGACGGGACATGGGAGCTGTGGCGGGGCAGCGATCGGATCGCCGCCTTCGACGGTGACGCGTATCCGATCGGTGTGTACCCGTTCGAGGCGACGCCGGACGGCACCGGAATCTGGTTCGGTTCCTACCGCGGCACGGACCAGATGCATCTGGGCCGGCTCGACCTGCGAACGGGAGTCGAGACCGAGGTCGACCGGCACCCCTCCTACGATCTGGACACCCGGGGGCAGGTCTTCACTAGCCTGCCCTCCCCGCTCATCCGCCACCGGCGAACCGGGGAGCTCCTGGGCGTGCGGTATCAAGGAATGCGGATGGTCGTGCACGCGCACGATCCGCACTTCGCCGAGGTCCTCACCGAGCTGCGTTCTCTTTGCGATGGCGATCTCGGCACGATCTCCAGTGATGTGGAAGGGCGTCGCTGGATCGTGTCGTTCCTCCATGATCGCGATCCGCAGACCTGGCTCTACGACCACGAGACAGGAGAGAGCCTGCTGCTGGCACGGACGACAGAGCATCTCGACCCGGACCTGCTGGTGCCGGTGAAAGACATCGTCATCCACGCCCGAGACGGTCGCTCTGTGCCGGCCTACCTCACATTGCCCCGTGGCGCATCGAACTCGGAGCGGCTGCCGATGATCCTGATGCCACACGGCGGCCCTTGGACCCGGGACTGGTGGGGCTTCGACCCGACGGTTCAGCTATGGGCAAATCGCGGGTACGCGGTATTGCAGCCGCAGTTCCGTGGCTCCGCCGGATTCGGGCGAGAACATATGGAGGCGGCGGTCGGCGAGTTCGCCGGGCGGATGCACGACGATCTGATCGACGCCGTGGAGTGGGCGATCAACAGCGGCCACGCCGATCCCGAACGCATCGGACTGTTCGGCGGCTCCTACGGCGGCTACGCCGCATTGGTCGGGATCGCGTTCACTCCGACCACGTTCGCGGCTGCGGTGGAGTACGTCGGCGTGTCGGACCTCGCCGACTTCATCCGCTCGGTGCCCGAGTATGCCAAGACCGGTCTGACGAACAACTGGCTCCGTTATGTGGGCGACCCATCGGACCCAGAGCAGGAAGCTGACATGCTCGCCCGTTCGCCGATCAGCCGGGTGGACGAGATCCGCAGCCCGTTGATGGTCGTCCAAGGGGCCAATGACATCCGTGCCCGGCGGACACATTCGGACTCGATTGTTGGGAAGCTACGACAGCGTGGAGTAGAGGTCGACTACTTGGTGTTCGACGACGAAGGACACTTCATCGTCAACCCAGAGAACCTGCTGACCATGTTCTGTGCAGCGGAACAGTTCTTCGCCACCCACCTCGGTGGTGCCGCCGCGCTGGAGGACAGTGCCGCCGGTTGA
- a CDS encoding TetR/AcrR family transcriptional regulator → MPNDVRDRSREILRAELADAAASFCAEHGFDEVTTDEIARGIGVSRATFFRYFTSKEDAVVSAAHGSAARAGTFAQRVAEVADAAEPGTTVWAIIRTATQSMIDTAETRGDPLRARIRMITDVPALKGQLASQRSIDQSAVTDVLRGRLDNDRTARAAAAAGVAAVDLAWQEWARTPGSKLRPLLDAYLTALGNVAAAKLT, encoded by the coding sequence ATGCCTAACGATGTGCGCGATCGCAGCCGCGAGATCCTGCGTGCCGAGTTAGCGGATGCCGCGGCCAGTTTTTGTGCCGAGCACGGCTTCGACGAGGTGACGACCGACGAGATTGCCCGTGGCATCGGCGTCTCGCGCGCGACCTTCTTCCGCTACTTCACCTCGAAGGAGGATGCGGTTGTCTCCGCTGCACACGGCTCCGCCGCGCGCGCTGGCACCTTCGCGCAGCGTGTCGCCGAGGTCGCCGATGCGGCCGAGCCCGGCACGACCGTGTGGGCGATCATCCGCACAGCTACCCAATCGATGATCGACACCGCCGAGACGCGTGGAGACCCGCTGAGGGCGCGCATCCGCATGATCACCGACGTGCCCGCACTCAAGGGCCAGTTGGCCTCCCAGCGCAGTATCGATCAGTCGGCTGTTACCGACGTGCTGCGCGGGCGGCTCGACAACGACCGCACCGCACGCGCCGCCGCCGCCGCCGGGGTCGCAGCCGTGGACCTCGCCTGGCAGGAATGGGCCCGCACACCCGGCTCGAAGCTGCGCCCCCTACTCGACGCCTATCTCACAGCGCTCGGCAATGTCGCGGCAGCGAAACTCACCTGA
- a CDS encoding MFS transporter, producing the protein MNHTQVPGAPRATTDSHGTHETESAHRRRQHRSWEILAVLAFAGLGASFMQTILIPIQGELPKLLHTTRDNTAWAITTTLVAAAVCTPVAGRLGDMFGKRRVAMALLLLQALGAVLAALSDDVVTMIIARMLQGMAAGVIPLGISILRDVLPPQKLGSGIALVSATLGVGGALGLPLSAVVAENFDWHVLFWVAAGIAALAFIAYAVVVPPSSQRTRGRIDVVGIIGLALGLVGLLIAVSRGGEWGWGDARTLTLLIGGSVVLVMWGVIELHMKDPLIDLRVSMRGPVLLTNLASVALGFALFASNVVLPQLLALPRATGIGLGLTLTVAALILAPSGLAMMAVSPLAGRVERRWSAKSLLIIGAAVLALAYGLALIFHADAWQILVVNIVLGVGVGLGYAAMPALIMQAVPAHETGAANGLNALMRSLGTTIASAVTGAILAHSVTTVNGVTGPSEGSFLLTLMLGLGAAIVSMIIAVFIPHQRAGQENTNDRS; encoded by the coding sequence ATGAACCACACCCAGGTCCCGGGTGCTCCGAGGGCCACAACCGACAGCCACGGCACGCACGAAACCGAAAGCGCCCACCGCAGGCGCCAACACCGCTCGTGGGAGATCCTTGCTGTGCTGGCCTTCGCGGGTCTCGGTGCGTCGTTCATGCAGACCATCCTCATTCCGATCCAGGGCGAGCTGCCGAAGCTGCTGCACACCACGCGTGACAACACCGCATGGGCGATCACCACGACCCTCGTGGCTGCTGCGGTCTGCACGCCCGTCGCCGGACGGCTCGGCGACATGTTCGGCAAACGGCGCGTTGCCATGGCGCTCCTCCTACTGCAGGCGTTGGGCGCAGTTCTCGCCGCCCTCTCAGATGATGTGGTGACCATGATCATCGCGCGGATGCTGCAGGGCATGGCAGCTGGCGTCATCCCGTTGGGTATCTCGATCCTTCGCGACGTGCTGCCGCCGCAGAAGCTCGGCTCGGGTATCGCACTCGTCAGTGCCACCCTTGGCGTCGGCGGCGCGCTCGGCCTACCGCTCAGCGCGGTCGTCGCCGAGAATTTCGATTGGCATGTGCTGTTCTGGGTGGCGGCGGGGATTGCTGCGCTCGCGTTCATCGCCTATGCGGTCGTCGTGCCCCCGAGTAGCCAGCGTACGCGCGGACGCATCGACGTCGTCGGCATCATCGGGCTGGCACTCGGGCTCGTCGGCCTGCTCATCGCCGTCTCGCGTGGTGGTGAATGGGGGTGGGGGGATGCACGAACTCTGACCCTCCTGATCGGCGGCAGCGTCGTCCTGGTGATGTGGGGTGTGATCGAGTTGCATATGAAGGATCCACTCATCGACCTCCGGGTCAGCATGCGTGGACCCGTACTGCTCACCAATCTCGCCTCTGTCGCGTTGGGCTTCGCCCTGTTCGCATCGAATGTGGTGCTCCCGCAGCTACTTGCGCTGCCGCGAGCGACCGGCATTGGTCTGGGGCTGACGCTCACGGTCGCCGCACTCATCCTCGCACCATCAGGCCTGGCGATGATGGCCGTCTCGCCCCTCGCAGGCAGGGTCGAGCGGCGCTGGAGCGCTAAGTCGCTGCTCATCATCGGCGCTGCAGTCCTCGCGCTCGCCTACGGGCTTGCGTTGATCTTCCACGCTGACGCATGGCAGATCCTCGTCGTCAACATCGTGCTCGGCGTAGGAGTCGGCCTCGGCTACGCCGCGATGCCGGCACTCATCATGCAGGCTGTGCCGGCGCACGAGACCGGGGCGGCAAACGGCCTCAACGCACTCATGCGCTCACTCGGCACGACGATTGCCTCAGCCGTCACCGGCGCGATCCTCGCGCACTCCGTCACGACAGTCAACGGCGTGACCGGACCAAGCGAGGGTAGCTTCCTGCTCACGCTGATGCTCGGACTCGGCGCAGCGATCGTCAGCATGATCATCGCGGTATTCATCCCGCACCAACGCGCAGGCCAGGAAAACACGAACGATCGCTCCTGA
- a CDS encoding alpha-ketoglutarate-dependent dioxygenase AlkB family protein, which produces MTSGQQRGRAALDRALPSCVRYLPGWVADHRRIFAELVEVIDWERNDITIAGRTIPIPRLTCWMGTSQYVYSGVRNEPRPTPAALTALQQQVQVEAGATFNSCLANLYRDGHDSISYHSDDEPELGRRPTIASISLGDRRRFVLRHQDSGERWELELGAGDLLIMSGESQSDYRHAVPKTMRPVGQRMNLTFRQFAT; this is translated from the coding sequence ATGACCAGCGGGCAGCAGAGGGGCCGGGCGGCGTTGGACCGGGCGCTGCCGAGCTGTGTGCGATATCTCCCCGGTTGGGTCGCAGATCACCGGCGGATCTTCGCCGAGCTGGTGGAGGTGATCGACTGGGAACGCAACGACATCACCATCGCCGGTCGGACGATCCCGATCCCCCGGCTGACCTGTTGGATGGGGACCTCGCAGTACGTCTACTCCGGTGTCCGCAACGAACCCCGACCGACCCCGGCCGCGCTGACCGCACTGCAGCAGCAGGTGCAGGTCGAAGCCGGTGCGACCTTCAACTCCTGCCTGGCCAACCTCTATCGCGACGGTCACGACTCGATCTCCTACCACAGCGACGACGAGCCGGAGCTCGGCCGGCGGCCGACGATCGCGTCGATCAGTCTCGGCGACCGGCGACGGTTCGTGCTGCGGCACCAGGACAGCGGCGAACGCTGGGAGCTCGAGTTGGGCGCCGGTGACTTGTTGATCATGTCCGGTGAATCACAGTCGGACTACCGACACGCGGTGCCCAAGACCATGCGTCCGGTCGGGCAGCGGATGAATCTCACCTTCCGACAGTTCGCGACCTGA
- a CDS encoding NAD-dependent epimerase/dehydratase family protein has translation MSHPLDGRSILVTGAEGNIGSAVCRRLSALGAKITGLSLAATDDHESPPMVQALYGDTTDPEVVADALDGIELVVHLAAIPHPIGNPAPKVFGTNVQSTFNVLWQAAERGIGRAVIASSINHTGLPFNSDPTARPSYFPVDEAMPSQLTDPYALSKVVDEVTAGTVHRRTGIDVVALRFPFTVPAEQVARRAESLADDPSGAVVEAWSYLDVRDAALAVEKALVAETTGVVPVYVTADDTLLPYPTEQVLDRYAPGILRTRTFVGREVPIDLTRARTLLGFRAEHPVDVTPRSLD, from the coding sequence ATGAGTCACCCGTTGGACGGCCGATCGATCCTGGTCACCGGCGCCGAAGGCAACATCGGCAGTGCTGTCTGCCGCCGATTGTCGGCCCTGGGTGCCAAGATCACCGGGCTGTCGTTGGCTGCCACGGATGATCATGAGTCGCCGCCGATGGTGCAGGCCCTGTACGGTGACACCACCGATCCCGAGGTGGTCGCCGACGCCCTGGACGGCATCGAACTGGTGGTGCACCTGGCCGCGATCCCGCACCCGATCGGCAACCCGGCGCCGAAGGTCTTCGGGACCAACGTGCAGTCGACCTTCAACGTGCTCTGGCAGGCAGCGGAGCGGGGGATCGGGCGGGCCGTGATCGCCAGCAGCATCAACCACACCGGGCTGCCGTTCAACAGCGATCCGACCGCCCGCCCGTCGTACTTCCCTGTGGACGAAGCGATGCCGTCCCAGCTCACCGACCCGTACGCGTTGAGCAAGGTGGTCGACGAGGTCACCGCGGGCACCGTCCATCGGCGGACCGGTATCGATGTGGTCGCGCTGCGATTCCCGTTCACGGTCCCGGCCGAGCAAGTGGCCCGGCGTGCGGAATCGTTGGCCGACGATCCGTCCGGTGCCGTTGTCGAGGCCTGGTCGTATCTGGATGTCCGCGACGCCGCGCTGGCGGTGGAGAAGGCGTTGGTCGCCGAGACCACCGGCGTCGTCCCTGTCTACGTCACTGCCGACGACACGTTGCTGCCGTATCCGACCGAGCAGGTGCTGGACCGCTACGCGCCCGGCATCCTGCGGACCCGGACCTTCGTCGGTCGGGAGGTGCCGATCGATCTCACCCGGGCCCGGACGCTGCTCGGATTCCGCGCCGAGCACCCGGTCGACGTCACGCCCCGGTCGCTGGACTGA
- a CDS encoding DUF3159 domain-containing protein → MEKLMSSTLKDHRDHRVLDQLGGPLGLMYSVVPVIVFVVADVFLPLPLTIGVSLAAGVALFVIRLARRERVVSAIGSLAGVAVAAGIVAWTGSSRDFFVLGIWGSLAGFVLTAVSVLVRRPVTGVIWNAVHGGRHAWRTDRGVLRAHDLATGAVALVFGARFVIQQWLYLEENTGGLGIAHLVLGTPLTVLAVAAVVWAIRRSAVRMTTAATPASTSDLKGTAS, encoded by the coding sequence ATGGAGAAACTGATGAGTTCCACTCTGAAAGACCACCGCGACCACCGCGTGCTCGACCAGCTGGGTGGCCCGCTTGGCCTGATGTATTCCGTCGTGCCGGTGATCGTGTTCGTTGTCGCCGACGTCTTCCTGCCCCTCCCCTTGACGATCGGAGTATCGCTCGCGGCCGGCGTCGCGCTGTTCGTGATTCGTTTGGCGCGCCGAGAGCGGGTCGTCTCTGCGATCGGCAGCCTGGCGGGCGTTGCGGTGGCTGCCGGGATCGTGGCGTGGACGGGTTCCTCCCGTGACTTTTTCGTGCTGGGGATCTGGGGCTCGCTGGCCGGTTTCGTGCTGACGGCGGTGTCCGTGCTGGTGCGACGACCGGTGACTGGCGTCATCTGGAATGCCGTTCACGGCGGACGACATGCCTGGCGTACAGATCGCGGCGTGTTGCGGGCTCACGACCTCGCCACCGGTGCCGTGGCGCTGGTGTTCGGCGCCCGCTTCGTGATTCAACAGTGGCTTTATCTGGAGGAGAACACCGGTGGCCTGGGTATCGCGCATCTCGTGTTGGGCACGCCACTGACCGTTCTCGCCGTGGCCGCCGTGGTGTGGGCCATCCGCCGCAGCGCCGTACGCATGACGACTGCCGCCACTCCCGCCTCGACCAGTGACCTCAAGGGAACAGCCTCATGA